The following are encoded in a window of Fusarium oxysporum f. sp. lycopersici 4287 chromosome 5, whole genome shotgun sequence genomic DNA:
- a CDS encoding hypothetical protein (At least one base has a quality score < 10) translates to MKPHETVLPDRRSRKRAREQQMSVRREGVHVSGVKGAVVMPWAEAVLVESFREPAVHSPLVQQALAGVEAVVGSAVEEVVVVVLGEVVEKDSNRIRNPGFAQASRSREARINADKLHVHTPEEDLDSEDEAMIEALNSRAVSVLPMGIYRREHKDEGVIVATTAELEAAENAQAIPPTPSKEEESLWVDGDADEPLLTDESAEDGGIWKNNSKTPVIKKEPGLDDSMDLDIEAKADAGDKDKQASKTPAPQTKKPKQDPEEAMIQTDLEILANELGAVEISEGEDGKTEGPSNKDGRMYLFQFPPVLPPLKPITQPSSINKVKPEPGEGEDNVLESTPAAADTEPVDLTNDKNTTGFNVPGFEDPEQKAGFMSSLLSTGGMVGQLKVRKSGRVELDWGGSTMELNPATGMNFLTTAVIIEENDEKPRPGVIGGESIGMGKIMGRFVLAPKWDDEEDWEVSSEDLRIE, encoded by the exons ATGAAGCCGCACGAGACAGTCTTGCCCGACAGGAGGAGCAGAAAGCGAGCGAGAGAGCAGCAGATGAGCGTAAGGCGAGAGGGCGTTCACGTTTCAGGAGTAAAAGGAGCCGTGGTGATGCCATGGGCAGAGGCGGTTTTGGTCGAGTCATTTCGGGAGCCAGCGGTCCATTCTCCTCTGGTGCAGCAG GCTCTGGCGGGCGTGGAAGCGGTGGTTGGTTCGGCGGTGGAGGaagtggtggtggtggttttggGGGAGGTGGTGGAAAAGGATTCAAATCGGATTCGAAACCCTGGCTTCGCTCAGGCGTCACGATCTCGCGAAGCCCGAATCAATGCGGATAAACTCCACGTTCATACTCCCGAAGAGGATCTTGATAGCGAAGACGAGGCCATGATCGAGGCGCTCAATTCCCGCGCCGTTAGCGTACTTCCTATGGGCATATACCGACGAGAGCATAAGGATGAGGGCGTCATAGTGGCCACCACAGCAGAATTAGAAGCCGCGGAAAATGCTCAAGCTATTCCTCCCACCCCTTcaaaggaagaggaaagcCTTTGGGTGGACGGCGACGCAGACGAGCCTCTTTTAACGGACGAGAGCGCAGAGGACGGTGGCATCTGGAAGAATAACTCGAAAACGCCAGTCATTAAGAAGGAGCCCGGACTCGACGACTCCATGGATTTGGATATCGAGGCAAAGGCCGATGCAggagacaaagacaagcagGCTTCCAAAACACCAGCGCCACAGaccaagaagccaaagcaaGACCCAGAAGAAGCCATGATCCAGACAGATCTGGAGATTCTCGCTAACGAATTGGGTGCTGTCGAAATCTCCGAGGGCGAAGACGGCAAAACAGAAGGCCCGAGCAACAAGGATGGTCGCATGTACCTATTCCAGTTCCCTCCTGTCTTGCCCCCTCTAAAGCCAATTACCCAACCCAGCTCCATCAATAAAGTCAAGCCTGAGCCTGGTGAGGGCGAAGACAATGTCCTGGAATCAACACCAGCCGCCGCTGACACAGAGCCCGTGGATCTtaccaacgacaagaacaCTACAGGATTTAATGTACCCGGCTTTGAAGACCCCGAGCAGAAGGCTGGTTTCATGTCCAGCCTGCTATCAACAGGCGGTATGGTAGGCCAACTAAAAGTACGCAAGTCAGGCCGTGTAGAACTGGACTGGGGTGGCAGTACTATGGAACTGAACCCTGCCACAGGGATGAATTTCTTAACAACGGCCGTCATCATTGAAGAGAATGACGAGAAACCTCGTCCGGGGGTTATTGGTGGAGAGAGTATTGGAATGGGCAAGATTATGGGTCGCTTTGTACTTGCGCCAAAGtgggatgatgaggaggattGGGAGGTCTCATCCGAGGACCTAAGGATTGAATAA
- a CDS encoding urease accessory protein, translating to MDSPFPPSSSSPGDGRIVVGLLPAGESGLETMTYQYPLKLISPAPSSNQPSTLVFLLSYGGGLVAGDGVNLTIHVKPQAKLSIATQGHTKIFKSPTADVITTQNLDVTIDDDASMCLLPDPVQPFEDSVYAQKQIFKLRSQASLCLLDWVTQGRVARGENWSFRKWTGRNEIWLQDSETTSADRLLVRDSIILSRDASKSVGRTLPEMMQHMAISGTLILRGSKTKSLGEFFQDEFAALPRIGARDFRSPEAMARSITDVSDFERWRLQRLKEEKEGGVLWSAANVRGCMVVKFGAKTVEAGREWIGSMIIQEGSIASEFGDKALMCLR from the coding sequence ATGGACTCGCCCTTTCctccctcatcctcctctccTGGCGATGGCCGCATCGTCGTTGGCCTGCTCCCTGCCGGCGAGAGCGGTCTTGAGACCATGACTTATCAGTATCCTTTGAAATTAATATCCCCGGCTCCTTCGTCTAACCAGCCAAGCACTCTCGTTTTCCTGTTATCTTATGGAGGGGGGCTTGTTGCTGGAGACGGTGTTAATCTGACAATACACGTCAAGCCGCAGGCGAAGCTCAGCATCGCTACCCAAGGTCACACAAAGATTTTCAAATCGCCTACAGCCGACGTCATTACAACTCAAAACTTGGACGTTACTATAGACGATGATGCTTCTATGTGTCTCCTTCCGGACCCTGTCCAGCCGTTCGAGGATAGTGTATACGCCCAGAAGCAAATATTCAAGCTCAGAAGCCAAGCGTCGCTCTGTCTCTTGGATTGGGTCACCCAAGGGCGTGTGGCTCGTGGAGAGAACTGGAGCTTCAGGAAATGGACAGGACGGAACGAGATATGGCTACAAGATTCTGAAACAACTTCGGCTGATAGACTTCTGGTACGAGACTCAATCATCCTATCGAGAGATGCGAGTAAGTCCGTGGGCCGCACACTACCAGAAATGATGCAGCATATGGCGATATCAGGAACTCTCATATTGCGCGGATCCAAGACCAAATCGTTGGGGGAATTCTTTCAGGATGAGTTTGCTGCACTTCCTCGCATTGGAGCCCGGGACTTCCGCTCACCAGAAGCGATGGCGCGAAGCATCACAGATGTTTCTGACTTCGAGCGTTGGCGACTACAGAGACtcaaagaggagaaagaaggtGGTGTCCTCTGGTCTGCAGCCAACGTTCGAGGGTGCATGGTTGTCAAGTTTGGGGCAAAAACGGTTGAAGCCGGAAGAGAATGGATTGGATCAATGATTATTCAGGAAGGGAGCATTGCTTCTGAATTCGGTGACAAAGCACTGATGTGTCTTCGATGA